A stretch of the Paucidesulfovibrio longus DSM 6739 genome encodes the following:
- a CDS encoding helix-turn-helix transcriptional regulator — protein MNDERLLRLPDVLHLIPVAKSTWWLGVREGRYPRPVKLGPRCSAWRLSDIRRIVDGGIPGDFVGEGVTGDAA, from the coding sequence ATGAATGACGAACGGCTTCTTCGACTTCCCGATGTGTTGCACCTCATTCCCGTAGCCAAAAGCACATGGTGGCTTGGAGTCCGCGAAGGCCGCTATCCGCGCCCGGTGAAGCTGGGGCCGCGCTGTTCCGCATGGCGACTGTCCGATATCCGGCGAATCGTTGACGGCGGCATTCCCGGCGACTTCGTTGGAGAAGGCGTTACCGGAGACGCGGCATAG